From a single Larimichthys crocea isolate SSNF chromosome XIII, L_crocea_2.0, whole genome shotgun sequence genomic region:
- the chn2 gene encoding beta-chimaerin isoform X2 translates to MQNQPRAGCHQSPFWVRGEWSVAAASALGCCRQRLLHSTHISPPHLSPEEMESLWEPDQAGMEAEENRGDLGGELITHKTKRQERKRQELLALALGVKVHTFRGPHWCEYCANFMWGLIAQGVRCSDCGLNVHKQCSKLVPSDCQPDLRRIKKVFSCDLTTLVKAHNTTRPMVVDMCIQEIELRGMKSEGLYRVSGFSEHIEDVRLAFDRDGEKVDISASAYADINIIAGALKLYLRDLPIPVITFDLYSKFIQAAKSPNAESRLEAIHESLLQLPPAHYETLRYLMAHLKRVTMFEKENLMNAENLGIVFGPTLMQPPELNALTTLNDMRQQKLVVQLMIEHEDVLF, encoded by the exons CTGCGCTGGGCTGTTGCCGGCAGCGTCTGCTGCACAGCACCCACATCTCCCCTCCACATCTTTCgccagaggagatggagagttTGTGGGAACCCGACCAGGCGGGCATGGAGgctgaagaaaacagaggagATTTGGGAGGGGAGTTGATTACCcacaagacaaaaagacaggagaggaagcGTCAGGAGCTGCTGGCTTTGGCTCTGGGAGTCA AGGTACACACCTTTCGAGGTCCGCACTGGTGCGAGTACTGTGCCAACTTCATGTGGGGGCTCATTGCCCAGGGTGTCCGCTGCTCAG ATTGTGGGTTGAATGTACACAAACAGTGCTCCAAACTGGTTCCCAGCGATTGCCAGCCAGACTTGCGCAGGATAAAGAAAGTGTTTAGCTGTGACCTCACTACGCTTGTCAAAGCTCATAACACGACACGGCCCATGGTGGTGGACATGTGCATTCAAGAGATAGAGCTCAGAG GTATGAAATCTGAAGGTCTCTACCGAGTGTCTGGCTTCTCAGAGCACATAGAGGACGTGAGACTCGCCTTTGACCGAG ATGGTGAAAAGGTCGACATCAGTGCCAGTGCCTATGCAGACATCAACATCATTGCTGGTGCTTTGAAACTCTACTTACGAGACCTCCCCATTCCAGTCATTACGTTTGACTTGTACTCCAAATTTATTCAAGCTGCAA AAAGTCCAAATGCTGAATCCAGACTGGAGGCCATTCACGAGAGTCTGCTGCAGCTCCCCCCAGCCCACTATGAGACCCTGCGTTACCTGATGGCTCACCTCAAAAG GGTAACCATGTTTGAAAAGGAGAATTTAATGAATGCTGAGAACCTGGGAATTGTCTTTGGTCCAACGCTTATGCAGCCGCCAGAGCTGAATGCCTTGACAACCCTGAATGACATGAGACAGCAGAAACTGGTGGTGCAGCTTATGATAGAGCATGAAGATGTCTTATTCTAA
- the fkbp14 gene encoding peptidyl-prolyl cis-trans isomerase FKBP14: MIIFSIFSVLSSLFVFVTGGKLPEPEVKIEVLHKPLMCYRKSKYGDMLLVHYDGFLESNGTIFHSSRKDGDRNPVWFTLGIKEVLKGWDKGLQNMCTGERRKLTVPPSLAYGKEGKGKIPPSSTLIFDIELMDIQDGPRSHESFRQMDLNDDWKLSRQEVKEYLKKEFEKHGYSPNDTHHEVMVDDIFKNEDEDKDGFISAREFTYQHDEL, from the exons tggGGGGAAACTTCCCGAGCCAGAAGTGAAAATTGAAGTTTTGCATAAACCTTTAATGTGTTACCGCAAGTCAAAATATGGAGACATGCTTCTTGTTCATTACGACGGATTCCTGGAGAGTAATGGCACCATTTTTCATTCCAG CCGCAAAGATGGGGATAGAAATCCAGTATGGTTCACTCTTGGGATCAAAGAGGTGCTCAAGGGTTGGGATAAAGGTCTGCAGAACATGTGCACAGGAGAGCGCAGAAAACTGACCGTCCCTCCATCTCTGGCGTATGGCAAGGAAGGAAAAG gcaAGATCCCACCAAGCAGTACCCTAATTTTTGACATTGAGCTCATGGACATCCAGGATGGCCCCAGGTCACATGAGTCTTTCCGGCAGATGGATCTCAATGATGACTGGAAGCTCTCCAGGCAGGAG GTGAAAGAGTACCTGAAGAAAGAATTTGAGAAACATGGATACTCACCTAATGACACGCATCATGAAGTGATGGTAGATGACATCTtcaaaaatgaagatgaagataaagaCGGTTTTATATCTGCGAGGGAATTCACCTACCAACACGATGAGCTCTAA